The following coding sequences lie in one Ostrea edulis chromosome 8, xbOstEdul1.1, whole genome shotgun sequence genomic window:
- the LOC125662484 gene encoding prisilkin-39-like, translated as MLKVAVLIVGFALAVAIPNNDYYPKGDYYPKGDYYPKNYGYNGGFGNFFRNRFQSFPGRQYHQGYYPFGNSLGLGGFPYNQGRQYSYFPRGQYNYGYYPFGQQQSGYFQYGRNPYGFPGSNFMNNGYLRGFNNNQYLFGGNYNYMYYQGNYNYYPGKLRQRQTFCLRVSFMVIIYFTFSFFVTSYFVSIFVSMAD; from the exons ATGCTGAAAGTCGCTGTTCTGATTGTTGGTTTCGCCTTGGCTGTGGCCATTCCGAATAACGACTACTACCCCAAGGGAGACTACTACCCCAAGGGAGACTACTACCCAAA GAATTATGGATACAATGGAGGCTTTGGAAACTTCTTCCGTAACCGCTTCCAGTCTTTCCCAGGACGTCAATACCACCAAGGTTATTATCCATTTGGCAATTCTCTCGGACTCGGCGGCTTTCCATATAATCAAGGACGTCAATACAGCTATTTTCCACGTGGTCAATATAACTACGGTTATTATCCATTTGGTCAACAGCAATCCGGATATTTTCAATATGGTCGAAACCCCTACGGATTCCCAGGCAGCAACTTTATGAATAATGGATACCTTAGAGGCTTCAACAACAATCAATATCTTTTTGGAGGTAactataattacatgtattatcaagGTAACTATAATTATTATCCAGGTAAACTACGTCAGAGGCAAACGTTTTGTCTCAGGGTTTCCTTTAtggtaattatatattttacgttTTCCTTTTTCGTCACTAGCTATTTTGTTTCCATTTTCGTGTCAATGGCAGACTAA